From Gopherus flavomarginatus isolate rGopFla2 chromosome 16, rGopFla2.mat.asm, whole genome shotgun sequence, a single genomic window includes:
- the FMNL3 gene encoding formin-like protein 3 isoform X4, translated as MACADPLTSMDPLSSWWVREFLNDENKGLDVLVEYLSFAQCAVMFDFEGLESGEDSTLEKLKSWSRSIEDLQHPMTLSAPFTNSLARSARQSALRCSTLPSRKALKNSRLVSQKDDVHVCIMCLRAIMNYQYGFNLVMSHPHAVNEIALSLNNKNPRTKALVLELLAAVCLVRGGHEIILAAFDNFKEVCKETHRFEKLMDYFRNEDSNIDFMVACMQFINIVVHSVEDMNFRVHLQYEFTKLGLEEFLQKSRHTESEKLQVQIQAYLDNVFDVGGLLEDAETKNVALEKVEELEEHVSHLTEKLLDLENENVMRVAELEKQLLQREKELELVKETFESTTHQVHTLRRIIKEKEAAFRRHCGSCQPGEPGGDPLPPLEGEGDVPDYDICLPALPPVEAAPPPPPPPPPVPPPAPPLPDKCPPAPPLPGASPSVVLTVGLSAIRIKKPIKTKFRLPVFNWTALKPNQISGTVFSELDDERILENLDLDKFEELFKTKAQGPAMELVCAKNKASHKAASKVTLLEANRAKNLAITLRKAGRSAEEICRAIHMFDLQTLPVDFVECLMRFLPTEAEVKLLRQYEKERKPLEELADEDRFMLHFSKVERLAQRMAIMAFLGNFHENVQMLTPQLNAVIAASASVKASQKLKHVLEIILALGNYMNSSKRGCVYGFKLQSLDLLLDTKSTDRKLTLLHFIALTVREKYPDLATFWQELHFVEKAAAVSLENVLLDVKELGRGMDLIRRECSIHDNSVLRSFLGASEGRLEKLQKDAKTAEDAYNTVVRYFGESPKTMPPCVFFPVFVRFIRSYKDAEQDNEQRKKQEEVLREKMLAQEAKKLEKRNKWQQQELIAELRRRQAKEHRPVYEGKDGAIEDIITDLHSRPLRRANAASRSPDPSAGTLPRGLWPAPPAPCPDAALKEQRDLGRGWLCALGSALERQY; from the exons GTTTGATTTTGAGGGTCTGGAAAGCGGCGAGGACAGCACGCTAGAAAAGCTGAAATCCTGGAGCAGATCCATCGAGGATCTGCAGCACCCCATGACCCTGTCTGCCCCCTTCACCAACAGCCTCGCCCGCTCTGCGCGCCAGTCCGCCCTACG CTGCAGCACTTTGCCCAGCAGGAAGGCTCTGAAGAACTCGCGGCTGGTGAGCCAGAAGGACGACGTCCACGTCTGCATCATGTGCCTGCGGGCCATCATGAACTACCAG tATGGCTTCAACCTGGTGATGTCCCATCCCCATGCTGTTAATGAGATAGCGCTCAGCCTGAATAACAAGAACCCCAG GACCAAGGCCCTGGTGCTGGAGCTGCTGGCGGCTGTCTGCCTGGTGAGGGGAGGCCACGAAATCATTCTCGCTGCCTTTGACAACTTCAAAGAG GTCTGCAAAGAGACGCACCGCTTTGAGAAGCTCATGGACTATTTCCGGAACGAGGACAGCAACATCGATTTCATG gtggcCTGCATGCAGTTCATCAACATCGTGGTGCACTCCGTGGAGGACATGAATTTCCGGGTGCACCTGCAGTATGAATTCACCAAGCTGGGCCTGGAGGAGTTCCTGCAG AAGTCGCGGCACACGGAGAGCGAGAAGCTGCAGGTGCAGATCCAGGCCTACTTGGACAACGTCTTCGATGTGGGGGGGCTGCTGGAGGACGCGGAGACCAAGAATGTGGCGCTGGAGAAAgtggaggagctggaggagcaCGTCTCCCAC TTGACGGAGAAGCTGCTGGATCTGGAGAACGAGAACGTGATGCGCGTGGCGGAGTTGGAGAAGCAGCTACTGCAGCGAGAGAAAGAGCTGGAGCTGGTCAAG GAGACCTTCGAGAGCACGACTCACCAGGTGCACACGCTGCGCAGGATCATCAAGGAGAAGGAGGCGGCTTTCCGGCGGCACTGCGGCTCCTGCCAGCCCGGGGAGCCGGGGGGTGACCCGCTGCCGCCCCTGGAGGGTGAAGGAGACGTCCCTGACTACGACATCTGCCTCCCGGCCTTGCCTCCTGTGGaggctgcccccccgcccccacctcccccaccccctgtgcccccgccGGCCCCGCCACTGCCAG acaagtgcccccctgcccctccgcTGCCTGGGGCCTCGCCCTCCGTCGTCCTCACCGTGGGGTTGTCAG CCATCCGGATAAAGAAACCCATCAAGACCAAGTTCCGCCTGCCCGTCTTTAACTGGACGGCCCTGAAACCCAACCAGATCAGCGGCACCGTCTTCAGTGAGCTGGACGACGAGAGGATCCTGGAG AACCTGGACCTGGACAAGTTCGAGGAGCTGTTCAAAACCAAAGCTcagggcccagccatggagctgGTCTGTGCCAAGAACAAGGCCTCGCACAAGGCAGCCAGCAAGGTGACGCTGCTGGAGGCCAACCGGGCCAAGAACCTGGCCATCACGCTGCGCAAGGCAGGCCGCAGCGCCGAGGAGATCTGCAGAGCCATCCACAT GTTTGACCTGCAGACGCTGCCGGTGGACTTCGTGGAGTGCCTGATGCGGTTCCTGCCGACGGAGGCGGAGGTGAAGCTGCTGCGGCAGTACGAGAAGGAGCGAAAGCCGCTGGAGGAGCTGGCGGACGAGGACCGGTTCATGCTGCACTTCAGCAAGGTGGAGCGCCTGGCGCAGCGCATGGCCATCATGGCGTTCCTGGGCAACTTCCACGAGAACGTCCAGATGCTGACGCCG CAACTCAACGCTGTTATCGCTGCCTCGGCCTCCGTCAAGGCGTCTCAGAAGCTGAAGCACGTGCTGGAG ATTATCCTGGCCCTGGGCAACTACATGAACAGCAGCAAACGCGGCTGCGTCTACGGCTTCAAGCTGCAGAGTCTGGACCTG CTGCTGGACACCAAGTCGACAGACCGGAAGCTGACGCTGCTGCATTTCATCGCGCTGACCGTGCGGGAGAAGTACCCGGACCTGGCCACCTTCTGGCAGGAGCTGCACTTTGTGGAGAAGGCAGCAGCAG TGTCTCTGGAGAACGTGCTGCTGGACGTAAAGGAGCTGGGGCGTGGCATGGACCTGATCCGGCGGGAGTGCAGCATTCACGACAACAGCGTCCTGCGCAGCTTCCTGGGCGCCAGCGAGGGCCGGCTGGAGAAGCTGCAGAAGGACGCCAAGACGGCGGAG GACGCCTACAACACGGTCGTGCGCTACTTCGGCGAGAGCCCCAAGACGATGCCCCCCTGCGTGTTCTTCCCCGTCTTCGTCCGCTTCATCCGCTCCTACAAG GACGCAGAGCAGGACAACGAGCAGCGGAAGAAGCAGGAGGAGGTGCTGCGGGAGAAGATGCTGGCTCAAGAGGCCAAGAAGCtggagaag CGGAACaagtggcagcagcaggagctgatCGCAGAGCTGCGCCGGCGCCAGGCCAAGGAGCACCGGCCCGTCTACGAGGGCAAGGATGGGGCCATCGAGGACATCATCACGG ACCTTCACTCCCGGCCACTCAGACGGGCTAACGCCGCCAGCCGGAGCCCAGACCCATCCGCAGGGACTCTCCCCAGGGGCCTCTGGCCTGCccctcccgccccctgccccgACGCCGCACTGAAGGAGCAAAGGGACCTCGGGCGAGGCTGGCTCTGTGCCTTGGGAAGTGCCTTAGAGCGACAGTATTAG
- the FMNL3 gene encoding formin-like protein 3 isoform X5, producing the protein MACADPLTSMDPLSSWWVREFLNDENKGLDVLVEYLSFAQCAVICSTLPSRKALKNSRLVSQKDDVHVCIMCLRAIMNYQYGFNLVMSHPHAVNEIALSLNNKNPRTKALVLELLAAVCLVRGGHEIILAAFDNFKEVCKETHRFEKLMDYFRNEDSNIDFMVACMQFINIVVHSVEDMNFRVHLQYEFTKLGLEEFLQKSRHTESEKLQVQIQAYLDNVFDVGGLLEDAETKNVALEKVEELEEHVSHLTEKLLDLENENVMRVAELEKQLLQREKELELVKETFESTTHQVHTLRRIIKEKEAAFRRHCGSCQPGEPGGDPLPPLEGEGDVPDYDICLPALPPVEAAPPPPPPPPPVPPPAPPLPDKCPPAPPLPGASPSVVLTVGLSAIRIKKPIKTKFRLPVFNWTALKPNQISGTVFSELDDERILENLDLDKFEELFKTKAQGPAMELVCAKNKASHKAASKVTLLEANRAKNLAITLRKAGRSAEEICRAIHMFDLQTLPVDFVECLMRFLPTEAEVKLLRQYEKERKPLEELADEDRFMLHFSKVERLAQRMAIMAFLGNFHENVQMLTPQLNAVIAASASVKASQKLKHVLEIILALGNYMNSSKRGCVYGFKLQSLDLLLDTKSTDRKLTLLHFIALTVREKYPDLATFWQELHFVEKAAAVSLENVLLDVKELGRGMDLIRRECSIHDNSVLRSFLGASEGRLEKLQKDAKTAEDAYNTVVRYFGESPKTMPPCVFFPVFVRFIRSYKDAEQDNEQRKKQEEVLREKMLAQEAKKLEKRNKWQQQELIAELRRRQAKEHRPVYEGKDGAIEDIITDLHSRPLRRANAASRSPDPSAGTLPRGLWPAPPAPCPDAALKEQRDLGRGWLCALGSALERQY; encoded by the exons CTGCAGCACTTTGCCCAGCAGGAAGGCTCTGAAGAACTCGCGGCTGGTGAGCCAGAAGGACGACGTCCACGTCTGCATCATGTGCCTGCGGGCCATCATGAACTACCAG tATGGCTTCAACCTGGTGATGTCCCATCCCCATGCTGTTAATGAGATAGCGCTCAGCCTGAATAACAAGAACCCCAG GACCAAGGCCCTGGTGCTGGAGCTGCTGGCGGCTGTCTGCCTGGTGAGGGGAGGCCACGAAATCATTCTCGCTGCCTTTGACAACTTCAAAGAG GTCTGCAAAGAGACGCACCGCTTTGAGAAGCTCATGGACTATTTCCGGAACGAGGACAGCAACATCGATTTCATG gtggcCTGCATGCAGTTCATCAACATCGTGGTGCACTCCGTGGAGGACATGAATTTCCGGGTGCACCTGCAGTATGAATTCACCAAGCTGGGCCTGGAGGAGTTCCTGCAG AAGTCGCGGCACACGGAGAGCGAGAAGCTGCAGGTGCAGATCCAGGCCTACTTGGACAACGTCTTCGATGTGGGGGGGCTGCTGGAGGACGCGGAGACCAAGAATGTGGCGCTGGAGAAAgtggaggagctggaggagcaCGTCTCCCAC TTGACGGAGAAGCTGCTGGATCTGGAGAACGAGAACGTGATGCGCGTGGCGGAGTTGGAGAAGCAGCTACTGCAGCGAGAGAAAGAGCTGGAGCTGGTCAAG GAGACCTTCGAGAGCACGACTCACCAGGTGCACACGCTGCGCAGGATCATCAAGGAGAAGGAGGCGGCTTTCCGGCGGCACTGCGGCTCCTGCCAGCCCGGGGAGCCGGGGGGTGACCCGCTGCCGCCCCTGGAGGGTGAAGGAGACGTCCCTGACTACGACATCTGCCTCCCGGCCTTGCCTCCTGTGGaggctgcccccccgcccccacctcccccaccccctgtgcccccgccGGCCCCGCCACTGCCAG acaagtgcccccctgcccctccgcTGCCTGGGGCCTCGCCCTCCGTCGTCCTCACCGTGGGGTTGTCAG CCATCCGGATAAAGAAACCCATCAAGACCAAGTTCCGCCTGCCCGTCTTTAACTGGACGGCCCTGAAACCCAACCAGATCAGCGGCACCGTCTTCAGTGAGCTGGACGACGAGAGGATCCTGGAG AACCTGGACCTGGACAAGTTCGAGGAGCTGTTCAAAACCAAAGCTcagggcccagccatggagctgGTCTGTGCCAAGAACAAGGCCTCGCACAAGGCAGCCAGCAAGGTGACGCTGCTGGAGGCCAACCGGGCCAAGAACCTGGCCATCACGCTGCGCAAGGCAGGCCGCAGCGCCGAGGAGATCTGCAGAGCCATCCACAT GTTTGACCTGCAGACGCTGCCGGTGGACTTCGTGGAGTGCCTGATGCGGTTCCTGCCGACGGAGGCGGAGGTGAAGCTGCTGCGGCAGTACGAGAAGGAGCGAAAGCCGCTGGAGGAGCTGGCGGACGAGGACCGGTTCATGCTGCACTTCAGCAAGGTGGAGCGCCTGGCGCAGCGCATGGCCATCATGGCGTTCCTGGGCAACTTCCACGAGAACGTCCAGATGCTGACGCCG CAACTCAACGCTGTTATCGCTGCCTCGGCCTCCGTCAAGGCGTCTCAGAAGCTGAAGCACGTGCTGGAG ATTATCCTGGCCCTGGGCAACTACATGAACAGCAGCAAACGCGGCTGCGTCTACGGCTTCAAGCTGCAGAGTCTGGACCTG CTGCTGGACACCAAGTCGACAGACCGGAAGCTGACGCTGCTGCATTTCATCGCGCTGACCGTGCGGGAGAAGTACCCGGACCTGGCCACCTTCTGGCAGGAGCTGCACTTTGTGGAGAAGGCAGCAGCAG TGTCTCTGGAGAACGTGCTGCTGGACGTAAAGGAGCTGGGGCGTGGCATGGACCTGATCCGGCGGGAGTGCAGCATTCACGACAACAGCGTCCTGCGCAGCTTCCTGGGCGCCAGCGAGGGCCGGCTGGAGAAGCTGCAGAAGGACGCCAAGACGGCGGAG GACGCCTACAACACGGTCGTGCGCTACTTCGGCGAGAGCCCCAAGACGATGCCCCCCTGCGTGTTCTTCCCCGTCTTCGTCCGCTTCATCCGCTCCTACAAG GACGCAGAGCAGGACAACGAGCAGCGGAAGAAGCAGGAGGAGGTGCTGCGGGAGAAGATGCTGGCTCAAGAGGCCAAGAAGCtggagaag CGGAACaagtggcagcagcaggagctgatCGCAGAGCTGCGCCGGCGCCAGGCCAAGGAGCACCGGCCCGTCTACGAGGGCAAGGATGGGGCCATCGAGGACATCATCACGG ACCTTCACTCCCGGCCACTCAGACGGGCTAACGCCGCCAGCCGGAGCCCAGACCCATCCGCAGGGACTCTCCCCAGGGGCCTCTGGCCTGCccctcccgccccctgccccgACGCCGCACTGAAGGAGCAAAGGGACCTCGGGCGAGGCTGGCTCTGTGCCTTGGGAAGTGCCTTAGAGCGACAGTATTAG